The nucleotide window AGAAATGGTTTGCTATGACATGGAAGAAGCAAAACGGGATGCCTTCTGTAAACAAGAGGGGTTTAGGGTTTGGGATTTTCACGAATAAGATGTCAACACTAAAGATCTCATACATTATTGAAATAACCAAACGTGATTTTGCAGAACGTTTTGCAGGATCGGTTCTCGGGTCCCTATGGGCGATCATCTGGCCCATGGTAAATCTTTTTATTTATATTGTCATTTTTGGTAAGGTCATGGGGGCACGTCTTCCGGGAACATCGGATATGAACGCCTATGGTGTGTATCTTGCCACGGGCCTGATACCCTGGACTGCTTTCGCTGCAACCATAAATCGATGTACATCAGTGTTTTTAGATAAAAAACATATTATTACCAAGGTGAACACATCCTTTTCTTCTCTGCTTTTACATATCCATTTGTCGGAAACCATCACCTATATTATCTCCATGCTGGTTTTCTTTATTATCCTGGCGTTTCAGGGATATGAGTTCCATAGATCTTTGCTGCTTTTGCCATTTCTCTATTATCTTCAACAATTGCTGGCCCTGGGTATTGGATTGTTTGCCGCTGTATTAAATGTTTTTATTCGTGATGTGCGTGAAATAACAGGCGTGATTCTTCAGCTTTGGTTCTGGTTTACGCCAATTGTTTATATTTCAAACATCCTTCCGCAATTTGTACAAAAATTGATTGCCTATAATCCGGCATATATAATTATTGAGTCCTATCACAGGATTTTTGTGTTTAATGAGTATCCTTCTTTTAAAAGCCTTATGCTTCTAACTATTATGACACATTTTATATTGTTTTTTTCTTTTTTGATGCTGCGGTATCTGGAAAAAGACATCCGGGATTTTTTATAATGGATTTGCTTTTTCTTGTGTGCTGGACGTCTGTATTTCTGCTGGGGACTTTTTTGACTTGGAAGCGGTTTGTCAGCCGTTTCAGGATCTATTTTTTAATGCTGCTGAATCTATTTTTTCTTGCCGGTCTTTTCGGTTTTTATCCACTGGTGACGGGGATGTCTGGTAAATTTTGAAAATTTTAGTCAATGCAATACCGATGACCGGTGTTTTGACCGGTGTTGCCAGATATCTGCGCAATTTGTATAGGGCTATGTGCCTGATGGATAAGGCTGATATCTATTATTTTAATGGTAGAATTCAGACAGTATCCATGCCTCTTCCGGCAAATTCAACTCGACGGCAGCAAACCACCTGCTCAGTGCGGTATCTTCCTGATCCCATTGTCTTTGGTTTGCGGGCAGCTTGCTGGTTAAAATATGAATACTACCTTAACCGAATATGTAAAAGTGAAGAGCCTTTTTTTGATGTCTATCATGAAACCGCTTTTACGCCGGCAAAATTGACGCATGTTCCCACGGTTTATTCTATTTACGACTTGTCTTTGCGTCGATACAGGGAAACACATCCAAAGGACAGGGTATGGCTTTTTGAATATTTCATAAAGACACGGTTGCGCTACGCCAGCCATATTCTGACCATTTCCGAGTTCATTCGGCAAGAGATCATTGATGAGTTTAACCTGCCCCCATCCATGGTAACAGCAGTTCCGCTGGCGCCAGACCCCTTGTTTGTTCCCTGTAGTGATGATATCGTATCAATGGTCAGACATAAATATAACCTGCCCAAGTCTTATCTGCTTTTTGTAAGTTCCCTGGAACCCAGAAAAAATATTGATCTTTTAATCAAAGCCCTTATGATTGCCCGTACAGATATCCCCCTTGTCCTGGTTGGCTGGCAGGGGTGGGGGGAAAAACGCTGGCTTGAAAAAATCGAGGGTCAAAGTCTGGCAAATAAAATTTATATCACAGGCCATATTCCGGATTATGATTTGCGAGCCGTTTATTCGGGGGCACAAGCTCTGGTTTATCCCAGCCTTTACGAGGGGTTTGGGCTTCCTATTGTTGAGGCAATGGCATGCCATTGTCCTGTTATCTGTTCCGATACCGCCAGCATGCCAGAGGTTGCAGGCGAAGCCGCCATTTTAATTGATCCTGCCAGAAGTGATGAACTTGCCCATGCAATTGAAACCATTGTCCATGACAGCGAAATAAGGTATAAGCTTGTGAAAAAAGGGGGTGATCAGGCAGCCAGATTTACCTGGAATGATACGGCCATACAAACTTTTGAGGTGTTTAATACGGTTCTAAAATGATTGTTGTTAAAAATATTTCAAAGACCTTTAAACTTTATAGGCAACCTTCTGATAGATTGAAGGAAATTGTATTAAGGCGTTGTTATCACAAAGAATTTCCAGCAGTAAGCGATGTTAGTTTCCAGGTTCAAAATGGTGAGACCCTTGGAATAGTAGGGGAAAATGGTGCGGGCAAATCAACGATTTTAAAGCTGTTGACAGGGATTCTTATCCCAGATTCAGGGTCTATCCATATCACCGGTAAAATCACAGGTCTTTTAGAGCTTGGAACAGGGTTTAATGCTGAATTTTCCGGCATCGACAATATTATTCACAATGCGACTTATCTTGGGCTTTCAAGACCTGAAATCAATGAAAAACTGGATATGATCATTGAATTTACAGAGCTTGGCGAATTTATTCACGAACCCATAAAGACATATTCTTCGGGTATGGTCATGCGGTTGGCATTTTCTGTTGCCATTCATGCAGAACCCGAAGCCTTTGTTGTGGATGAAGCGTTATCTGTTGGGGATGCTTATTTTCAGCAAAAATGCATAAAAAAAATAAGGGAGTTCAAAGAAAACGGGGGATCCATTGTGTTTGTTTCCCATGATATGAATTCTGTAAAAGTCTTGTGTGACAAGGCAATTTTGCTGAATAAAGGTTGTGTGGTTGAATATGGTGTACCTGAAGCCATTATAAATTCTTATAATTTTCTTATTGCACAACGATCTTGTGGGCAGGAGATTAAATATAGGGAGAAACAGACGTCTTCAGGATATGGAAATCACAAGGTGATGATTGAACAAGTTGATTTGCTTGATGAAAACAATAATAGATCTGAAGTTCTCATGAGCGGCCATTCTGCCAATATTAAGGTTCGCCTTAAAGGACATGAGGCAATGGATGACCTGACGCTGGGGATTGTCATACGGGACAGGTTCGGACAGGACATATACGGAACCAACTCCTATTATATGAAAAAGCAGATCAGTATTCAACCGGGCCAGATTCTTATTGTGACCTATGCATTTGAAGCATTTAATCTTGGACCCGGCAAATATTCCATCACTTTGGCAATCCACAAAGGTGCAGATCATATTGACGAATGTGTTCACTGGATAGATGGATGTGCTGTATTTGAGATGGTGGCAGGGGATAACTATTTTTTTACAGGTTTAGTAAGACTGACACCTGATTTGAAGGTAACAAAGGAATAAAATTATGATTGAAATTGATACGCCCGGGGTTGATATAGATAAAATAAAGGCCTGCATCCAAGAAGAACTGGAACAGTATAAAACAGTCAATGGGGGGAGATCTTTTAAATCCATTCCCTGTCCGTCTGATTTTAAATCGGCAGAGCAATGGCGTATTGATGATTGTGTCAGCAAAGAAACCCTTTTGCAATTCCACGGGCCGGAATTTATAAACAAGGCATATATTTCAATACTTCACAGAAAACCTGATTTCCAGGGGAAGGCCATCTATCTTGATAAATTGCAGAATGGTCAGCTTACTAAAATCGAAATTCTGGGCAGGCTCAGGTATTCCAGAGAGGGACGTCTTAAAAAAGTTTATATAAAAAATCTTTTGTTTCCCTTTCTACTTAAAACTTTTTTCAAAATCCCCGCATTGGGTTGGGGCTTGAGAATTATGGCAGGAATTTTCAATCTGCCTATAATTTTGATGAATATACAGAGAATTGAAAATACGTCGATTGCCCACTACAGTCTTATGGAAGAGAAGGATAAAAATACTCGAACGCTGATTTTAAAATTAGATGAGGATATTCAAAGCCTTAAGACCGACAGCATCCAGGCCCGATCTGACCTGGCAAAGGAAGTCTCCTTGGTTAAAACAGATTTATTAAAACAGATAAAAGATAACACAATAACGCTTCTGGATATGCAGCGCAGAATTCAAACCCATTTGGAAGAGGCCAGAAAAAGATTTCCTGAACCGATTTCAAATGACCAGCTTGTACATGTGGTCAAAGAAGAGGACCACCTTTTTGATGCAATGTATCTGAGTTTTGAAGACCGGTTCCGGGGCACGGAAAATGATATCAAAGAGCGGGTGAAGGTTTATCTTCCCTATGTGCAAAAAGCGTGTGAAAATACAAAGGATAAGTCACTTCTGGATGTGGGTTGCGGTCGGGGGGAGTGGCTTAAGCTTTTAAAGGAGAACAATATTGCAGCCGCAGGCCTTGATCTGAACGGTGTTATGGTGGAAAAATGCCGGGATGCTGATCTGGATGTTGTCCAATCCGACTTGCTGGCATATCTTAGAAACTTAAAAGCCGATACGCTTTCTGTGATCACAGGGTTTCATATTGTAGAACATTTGCCCTTTAATACTATGATTTCTTTGTTTGATGAATCTTTGAGGGTTTTAAAACCAGGTGGCATGGTTGTTTTTGAAACCCCCAATCCTGAAAACCTGATGGTGGGTGCATGTGATTTTTATACGGATCCATCACACAAAAATCCCATTCCGCCCCATACGCTTTCCTATCTGGTTGAAGCCAGGGGATTTGTAAATATTGAAATAGTGAGACTTCACCCCAATAATGCCATTCAGATTGAAGATCCGTTTTTAAATTACTATTTTACAATTGGGCAGGATTACGCTGTTATTGGATTTAAAGAATGAAAATATGTGTTGCAGTTGGTTCCCTGCTGGAAAATGATGCCATCGGAAATGATGTCGCCCATCAATTGTCTGTCCTGAATACCAATAATATTTCAGCTTTTGTCTATACAGATCAGGTAAAAAGGGCCGGGACGGCGCAATATGTCCTGGACATGGTCGCTTTGTCTGATCTTATTGATGACCCTGATAATATATTGATTTATCACCATGGCGGGTGCTGGGGCAATGGTCAGAATATTCTTGAAAAAGCAAGATGCCGGATTTTTCTTAAATATCACAACATCACCCCCCCTGAATTTTTCAAGCCCTATACCCGGTTTTTTAAAAAATATTCCAACCATGAAAAATTTTGTAGAAAGGGCATTGAGCAAACCAACAAAATTCTTCGTTTGAACAAAGTCAGCCGGTTTTTATGTGATTCTTGTTTTAATGCAAAGGATTTTCTAAACTGCGGTATTGATGATTCCAAAATTAAGATTGTGCCGCCTTTTCATAAGTTAGATGATTTTAAAAACGTTGAAATAAATCCGGATCTTTGTCAAAAATTAGATGATGGAAAAATAAATGTTTTGTTTGTCGGCCGCCTGGTGCCAAACAAAGGTCACAAACATTTGATCCGGGTGATTGCAGATTATACAAAAATGTACAACTCAGATATCCGGTTGATCATTGTGGGGGGAATTGATCCGAATCTTCGCTTGTATCTGGATGAACTTAATACCTTAATTAAAAAAAATAAATTGCAGGAGATTGTTCATATAAAAGGTTCTGTGACCTTTGAAGAACTCCACACCTATTATAAGGCCTGCCATATTTTTTTACTCATGTCAGGCCATGAAGGATTTTGCCTGCCGGTGTTAGAAGCCCAGTTTCATTCCCTGCCCATTGTTGCCCTAAATACCAGTGCCGTCCCGGAGACCATGGGGGAAAACCAGATTGTATTTGATGAGCCGGATGGTCAAAAATTTGCCGCAGCAATCCATGTTTTGTATCATAATTCCGATTTCCGGGAGTATATTGCAAATGAAGGCAAAAAAAATATCGAGCGGTTTTCAAATAAAACAATAGAAGACAAATTTTTAAAAGCCGTGCTTGATTAAAATATGGGTCTTTAAATCCCGGATCATCTGTTCTGTCCGAAGCTGTCTTCCCGTTTCAGTCAAATGAAAATAGGTATTAAAATACAGTGACGGTTCATACATATAATCATAGGGATTGCCCACATAGCGCCACCCTCTGCGTCTTACTTCCATCACAATATTGTCATAAAACCACTTTTCTCCTGGATTTGTGTAATAGCTTTCATGCTTCATTAGCGTGCTGGGCATAAAGATCACACTGACATTTAATTTTTTACAATACAGGATAAATTCACTGATAAACTGCCAGCCAATTGCATCTGGGTCAAAGGTTTCAGAATATTTTTTAGGCTTGAGCTGCTGGGAGTGTATTTCCTTGAACATGGCCCAGGTTTTAAATTTTAGATTTGTATTGATCTGATCTCCGTGGCTATCGATTTGATGGGCCCCGTATAAGCCGGTATCTATTTTTTCCCCGCCTTGATATAAAAAACCTCGGAGTAGTCTTTTTAAGTCCATGTAAAGCACCATGTTTATTTGTTCTTTCAGGCTCATTTTCCAGAAAAACCCTGGGTCCCTTGAAAATATATAATCAACCGTCTGTGCACTCGGGGTTCCATCATAGGAATACATTGGATACTCCAGGGGCATGAGAATAATGTCGCCTGGATGGACCACTTTTTTAGCCGTTTCCAGGGTGTAGGGCAGGTCGATGCCTGCATTGACACCGTAATTTAAGACCGGCATGTGGAATGCCCGGGCAATTTTTTGACTGTCCACACCAAATAAAATATTGGAACCTGCCAGAAGGATGATTTTTTCCCCCATAATTCTTTCTGAAATAAGTTGTTTTTTTTCATAGACATCATAAATCCATTGGGACATTTGTGTGGGATTATTTACCTGGACAGCAATGAGTAAAGCCCAGAACAAAAAAGCTGAAACCAGGGAAAAAATAAAAACCGTTAAAAATCTCAAATCAATCCTTAAAAATTAAAATATACAAAGGTTTGTGCCGGGGATGCGACCATTGATTTTAAGGCAACAAACAATAAAATCCCTGCGACAAATCCATGCTTCAAAGATACTTTGGGTTCATCATTCATAGATGTGATAAACGCCATTGAATTCGGAAAAAACCAAATAACCATCAACCCACAAAAAAGCAAAAATTCCCTGGACGTCAAACACGCATATACCCCCCATTTAGTGAATTTTAAACCCTCAACAGAAAAAGCGCGAAAATCAAAAAGTGCCCCATAGTATTGGAGGGCCATTTCAAAGGTCTGGGCTCTGAATAAAACCCATAAAAGCGTCACCACCAAAAAGGTAAGGAGTATGGAAAACTGTTTTTGCAGTCTTAATCCCTGGGGAAACAATTTGTTTTTAAGATGAAGAACAGCTAAAAACAGGCCATGGAGGAACCCCCACAGTAAAAAAGTCAATCCAGCCCCATGCCAGATCCCGCAGATAGTCATGGTGATGACCAGGTTGTACAACTGCCTGGGAAGGCAGACCCGACTGCCGCCCAATGTAAAATAAACGTGTTCTTTTAAAAAGACAGATAAAGTGATGTGCCATTTTTTCCAAAATTCAATTAAATTTTGTGCCTTGTAGGGTGAATCGAAATTTATGGGAAGTTTTATACCTAGAAGAAATGCCAGGCCCAGGGCCATATCAGCATACCCGCTAAAATCAAAATAAATTTGAAACGAGTAGGCAAAAATGCCCATCCAGGCATCATAGTTTGATAACAGGGTACTTACATTTAAAAAGGATTGATTGACTATAGATGTCATATTATCCGCAAACACAACCTTTTTAAACAGGCCGGTGCAAAATAAAAAAATCCCTGCATTAAAATAGACTTCATTGAATTGGGCCCAGGAAGGTTTTTTGATCTGAGAAATAAGGTCGTTATAGTGAACAATGGGGCCGGCTATGAGTTGGGGGAAGAAAAACACAAAAAACAGATACTCTTTAAAATAAGTTAGCGTGATTTTTTGTCTAAACATATCCACTTGAAAGGCGATTTGCTGAAATGTATAAAACGAAATGGCAAGGGGCAACACAAGAGAATAATGGCTTATTTGCAAAAAGTTAGTGTACTTATAGTAGATCAGCGGAAGTAAATTAAGCAGAATGACGGCGGCAAGTATTTTTTTTTTATGCTTTTCCGGGATGTTTTTGGCATAGCCATAATTTAGTGCCACTGATGTGAATAAAATGATCAGATGTTCCAGTTCCGACTGCATATAAAATATAATGGAAGCCGCTATCAAAAACCATACACGAAACCGGATGTCTAACAATCGAAACAAAAGGACAGTCGGTATTAAAAATATAAACATAAACTCATATGAATTAAATAACATTACTCAGCTTTCCGGGTTAGTTTTGTTCACGATTTAAAATTGCAACTGACTGAAATAATTAAAACAGGCCCAGGTGAGCCCAGGTTTCGCTTTCTACAATTTGCGAAAGAAACAAATGATGGATGTCCATTGGACTCTGCCGTCATTCAGGATAATATGATGCCGTATTCTATGTACATCTCCATCAAGGTGCATCATGATGGGATCCATCAGATATTCCAATGAGGGCAACTCGTAATTCATTTCATGTACCAGTTGAAGTTGTGGGCTGGCATTGATAATATATTTTTCAAGCAGTTCCTTTGTGAAAAATTCAGGATGATCCTTGCAATTGGGGGTCAGTATAAACTCAGTTGCAACAGCAACAATACCGTTTTTCTTTGTCACCCGTGCCATTTCCTTCATGGATTCCTTTGCTTTTTTGTGCCCGCCAAAGTGTTCAATGGACGACAAAGACCATACAAAATCAAAGGTTTTGTTATCAAATTTGAGATCTGTGCCGTTCATATTCAGCAATTGGAGTTTTGATTTATCATAGCCTCTGTCGCAGAACTCATCTGAGTTTTCAAGAATAGAAGGATTCGCTTCGTTTCCCCCTATGGCATTGTTTGTCCAATTCTCATTGCCGTACAAATCAGTGCCGGTTACCTCGGCGATATGATCCGCCAGATAATACAAAATCGGTTCATGTCCTGCGCCAACACCAAGGCCTTTGGCCTTTGCATCAATTGCTCCCAGGGTATGCAGGCCCCAGATGCATTGCGTCCATTCCCAGCCTTTTCTATATGCATATTCCTTGGATTCACTAAAGCAATGCTTGTCCACAGAGTAGGATTCAAGTTCTCGATGTATTTTCATCCATTCCGGATTGTCCCATTTGTTTGGGTTTGTCATCTCATTTAATCTGTGCAAATCCATCATTTTTATCTCTCCTTTTTTCAATGCCGATTAAAATGGTAAAGACTAACAATTATTGTTGAATAGCATCTCATTTTCATATATGGAAGTGCCAACAGATAATTATTTTCTATTTTTAAAGAGTGAAACACAAGATAAAAATAAAAATTATGGAAAAAATAGCGATACATCAATTTCATTCAGGCTCTGCCTATGGTGATGCCGTAACCAATTCAATGTTTTTAATCCGCAGATTGCTTTTAAAGTTTGGGTTTGATTCAAAAATATATGTGGAGCGGATTGCCCCGGAATTAAAAAAAGAACTGTTCTCTTATAAAAAACTGAAATTAAAAAAAAGTGATATCATTTTGATTCATCACTCCATGGGGCATGACCTTGGAAAGTGGGTGATGGGTCTTGCCGGGAGAAAAATCCTTGTGTACCACAACATTACCCCGGCTCATTTTTTTTCTGATAATTATCGTTTTAAACACTATGCCACCCTTGGCAGAAAGCAGTTGAAATTATTTCTTCCCCTCATGGAGTCTATCATATGTGTTTC belongs to Desulfobacula toluolica Tol2 and includes:
- a CDS encoding ABC transporter permease, which codes for MSTLKISYIIEITKRDFAERFAGSVLGSLWAIIWPMVNLFIYIVIFGKVMGARLPGTSDMNAYGVYLATGLIPWTAFAATINRCTSVFLDKKHIITKVNTSFSSLLLHIHLSETITYIISMLVFFIILAFQGYEFHRSLLLLPFLYYLQQLLALGIGLFAAVLNVFIRDVREITGVILQLWFWFTPIVYISNILPQFVQKLIAYNPAYIIIESYHRIFVFNEYPSFKSLMLLTIMTHFILFFSFLMLRYLEKDIRDFL
- a CDS encoding glycosyltransferase family 4 protein, whose product is MKILVNAIPMTGVLTGVARYLRNLYRAMCLMDKADIYYFNGRIQTVSMPLPANSTRRQQTTCSVRYLPDPIVFGLRAACWLKYEYYLNRICKSEEPFFDVYHETAFTPAKLTHVPTVYSIYDLSLRRYRETHPKDRVWLFEYFIKTRLRYASHILTISEFIRQEIIDEFNLPPSMVTAVPLAPDPLFVPCSDDIVSMVRHKYNLPKSYLLFVSSLEPRKNIDLLIKALMIARTDIPLVLVGWQGWGEKRWLEKIEGQSLANKIYITGHIPDYDLRAVYSGAQALVYPSLYEGFGLPIVEAMACHCPVICSDTASMPEVAGEAAILIDPARSDELAHAIETIVHDSEIRYKLVKKGGDQAARFTWNDTAIQTFEVFNTVLK
- a CDS encoding ABC transporter ATP-binding protein, producing the protein MKEIVLRRCYHKEFPAVSDVSFQVQNGETLGIVGENGAGKSTILKLLTGILIPDSGSIHITGKITGLLELGTGFNAEFSGIDNIIHNATYLGLSRPEINEKLDMIIEFTELGEFIHEPIKTYSSGMVMRLAFSVAIHAEPEAFVVDEALSVGDAYFQQKCIKKIREFKENGGSIVFVSHDMNSVKVLCDKAILLNKGCVVEYGVPEAIINSYNFLIAQRSCGQEIKYREKQTSSGYGNHKVMIEQVDLLDENNNRSEVLMSGHSANIKVRLKGHEAMDDLTLGIVIRDRFGQDIYGTNSYYMKKQISIQPGQILIVTYAFEAFNLGPGKYSITLAIHKGADHIDECVHWIDGCAVFEMVAGDNYFFTGLVRLTPDLKVTKE
- a CDS encoding methyltransferase domain-containing protein, with product MIEIDTPGVDIDKIKACIQEELEQYKTVNGGRSFKSIPCPSDFKSAEQWRIDDCVSKETLLQFHGPEFINKAYISILHRKPDFQGKAIYLDKLQNGQLTKIEILGRLRYSREGRLKKVYIKNLLFPFLLKTFFKIPALGWGLRIMAGIFNLPIILMNIQRIENTSIAHYSLMEEKDKNTRTLILKLDEDIQSLKTDSIQARSDLAKEVSLVKTDLLKQIKDNTITLLDMQRRIQTHLEEARKRFPEPISNDQLVHVVKEEDHLFDAMYLSFEDRFRGTENDIKERVKVYLPYVQKACENTKDKSLLDVGCGRGEWLKLLKENNIAAAGLDLNGVMVEKCRDADLDVVQSDLLAYLRNLKADTLSVITGFHIVEHLPFNTMISLFDESLRVLKPGGMVVFETPNPENLMVGACDFYTDPSHKNPIPPHTLSYLVEARGFVNIEIVRLHPNNAIQIEDPFLNYYFTIGQDYAVIGFKE
- a CDS encoding glycosyltransferase, with translation MKICVAVGSLLENDAIGNDVAHQLSVLNTNNISAFVYTDQVKRAGTAQYVLDMVALSDLIDDPDNILIYHHGGCWGNGQNILEKARCRIFLKYHNITPPEFFKPYTRFFKKYSNHEKFCRKGIEQTNKILRLNKVSRFLCDSCFNAKDFLNCGIDDSKIKIVPPFHKLDDFKNVEINPDLCQKLDDGKINVLFVGRLVPNKGHKHLIRVIADYTKMYNSDIRLIIVGGIDPNLRLYLDELNTLIKKNKLQEIVHIKGSVTFEELHTYYKACHIFLLMSGHEGFCLPVLEAQFHSLPIVALNTSAVPETMGENQIVFDEPDGQKFAAAIHVLYHNSDFREYIANEGKKNIERFSNKTIEDKFLKAVLD
- a CDS encoding MBOAT family O-acyltransferase, whose amino-acid sequence is MFIFLIPTVLLFRLLDIRFRVWFLIAASIIFYMQSELEHLIILFTSVALNYGYAKNIPEKHKKKILAAVILLNLLPLIYYKYTNFLQISHYSLVLPLAISFYTFQQIAFQVDMFRQKITLTYFKEYLFFVFFFPQLIAGPIVHYNDLISQIKKPSWAQFNEVYFNAGIFLFCTGLFKKVVFADNMTSIVNQSFLNVSTLLSNYDAWMGIFAYSFQIYFDFSGYADMALGLAFLLGIKLPINFDSPYKAQNLIEFWKKWHITLSVFLKEHVYFTLGGSRVCLPRQLYNLVITMTICGIWHGAGLTFLLWGFLHGLFLAVLHLKNKLFPQGLRLQKQFSILLTFLVVTLLWVLFRAQTFEMALQYYGALFDFRAFSVEGLKFTKWGVYACLTSREFLLFCGLMVIWFFPNSMAFITSMNDEPKVSLKHGFVAGILLFVALKSMVASPAQTFVYFNF
- a CDS encoding class I SAM-dependent methyltransferase, whose translation is MMDLHRLNEMTNPNKWDNPEWMKIHRELESYSVDKHCFSESKEYAYRKGWEWTQCIWGLHTLGAIDAKAKGLGVGAGHEPILYYLADHIAEVTGTDLYGNENWTNNAIGGNEANPSILENSDEFCDRGYDKSKLQLLNMNGTDLKFDNKTFDFVWSLSSIEHFGGHKKAKESMKEMARVTKKNGIVAVATEFILTPNCKDHPEFFTKELLEKYIINASPQLQLVHEMNYELPSLEYLMDPIMMHLDGDVHRIRHHIILNDGRVQWTSIICFFRKL